The genomic stretch ctctctctctctctctctctctctctctctctctctctctctctccctcgaaatggggtgtgtgtgtgtggggggggggggggggcgtctggcGTGGATGGGCATTTCTTGGATTTTTGGAATTCCTCGAAGCCACATTTGAAAAATCATTGTCGCTAATCATCTCCATTTCTTATGCGAACCGAACTCTTTGATGGCGCGCGAATGGATATTAAATGATTTTTAGTATgcgtttatgtgggtgtgtggaggCTATATGGACACACGTGCATGCAGACATATACAGAAACgtagatgtacacatacacgcacacacacacacacacacacacacacacacacacacacacacacacacacacacacacacacacacacacacacacacacacacacacacacacacacatacatacagacacgctgGCACCCACCACGCACGCGCTTACGAATgtactcacgcacagacacacacatatgcacacacgcacacaaacatacacaaacacactcatacaaacacacacacatacacacagtcaaacaaacacacaaacaaacaaacccaaacacattCTAAAAAGTGTACTATTTGTTATTTCTTCCCATttgcatacaaatgtgtgtgtacatatgtatgtctatgtacacgtACTTATGTCTACATAAATGACAAGACCGATAAATCGATACCCCGAAACGTTACAAACACCTGTTCTAGCGATAAGACACACACCCAAGCGACACCTGCAACTGATAACACAGATGTAAATGCAACTTCCATCATGAAAATTGCAAATCAGCAGTCTGTTTATCACACCCTCACCGCTCTTATCGCCTCGTTATCTCCccccccgttttctttgatggACGTAAACACgtgctactgataataattctTTAAGGAGAGATAGCGATTTCAAAAGACTGATATTACGGTTATCGAGGGCTGTCAAATTAATCATTTTGGTTACTttcattaacacacacgcacacacacacattatgtatatatgtagatatatacatatatatacacatatgcgtatgcatatatatatatatatatatatatatatatacatatatatatatatatatatatatatatatatatacactcacatatgtgtatacatacatatatatatatatatatatatatatatacatatatatatatatatgtatatatatatatatatatatatatatatatatatatatatatttatatatatatttgtgtgtgtgtgtgtgtgtgtgtgtgtgtgtgtgtgtgtgtgtgtgtgtgtgtgtgtgtgtgtgtgtgtgtgtgtgtatacacagaaacacttttttttatatatttctagaaAGACTGAGTATTATTTAAGATACCAAATCTATATTGTGATAACATTTAAGAACTGGAACTTCTGCAGTAATATACAAGACAAACactggtaataatcataaaaaacatgtaaaaagtaGTAGATGTATCAGTGACAGATTCATTGCTTCAGGGAAGAACGTTCTAATAACTCTTGTAATTATAAAACTTTAATGTTaaggatacatacatagaaattatAACtgcagtgatgattataataaataatagtgatgatattaatggtaatgataatgataataatattgataataataacatcaataactacaatgataatgacaataaagttaataataataacgcaacaacaacacaaataataatgataatcttaataatattaacactagcaataatcaaaataatgaaattgatgataataataatatagataacagtagcaagaaaataataccaacccataaaaatacaattttaattataatgacgGCAATAAATATgggaataacaatatttataatgataataataaaataccaatCATACTAAATAACATTTAACTTAAAGAGAATAACTATAAAGAGATAGATTTTATGTTTTACAATACCATGTAAATATAACGAAATAGATTTTAAGTtctacaataatatataaacatatcaaaatAGATTTTACCTTTTACAAtacgatataaataaaaaaagaatagattTTACAAGTTTTACAATCCAACattcgaaagaaaaataaatcttagTTCCTGACATCTTTAAATGCAAGTCTTTTCGACCACACATACAGCTGTTGTTCGATCTAGAAAattggattccccccccccccccccccccttctctttggttgagcaattttctctctctctctctcttttttttttgtatctttctttcattctttttttttgttttttctcccctctctttcttttttttctggtctttATTTATCGACTTTTCTTTCATCGCGATTGGTGTGATATGAAATTTATATCACATCGTGGAAACAGCAAGACATAAAGATACGGGTTCCAACCATCTATTACAAGCCATTCATGTCAGTGTAACTCCGTcagcggagggggaaggaggaggaggaggatggagaggaaggggaaggatgaggatggggaggaaggggaaggcgaagaggatgaagagggagaaggaaggggaatgaggaggaggagggtggggaggaaggggaatgaggggaggaagaggagggggaaggaagaggaggcggatggggaggaaggggaaagaggaggaggatggggaggaggaggaggaagaggaggaagggaaacgaggggaaggaggaggaggagaagagcaggaggaggagaagggagagaaggaggtgaagggagacgaggggaaagaggaagaggggaaggggaaagggaggagggaatacgaaaggaggaagagaaaaagaaactgggaggcaaatgaagagaaggaggggaagaggacagagggggaaagggagagaggacaggggcaaggaggagggggataaaaggggagaacggagaggaagaggaggaaaagaggatagaggggggagatgacacgcaggagggggaagaggagaatggggaaccgaggaaagaaagggaatatgacacgcagaagggggagaggaggaggggggaaaagggggaagaaaggggagacaacgaagaggagggagaagagcagggggagagaaaaaggagagagaatgcatGTCAACATTAACCCAATCATCGGTCTCCTTCCAATCCCTGTCgctgaaaaaggaaagagagaaagaaaaaaaaaatggagagaaatgagACACAAGAATGGAACAAGGgttgagggaagggatgaggttaATAGAGaagaacgagcaagagagagagagagagagagagagagagagagagagagagagagagagagagagagagagagagagagagagaggttgacagccagacagagaaatGCGAGGGAAAAGGAAGTTGATAGAGAAGAACTACAAGtaaaagagagcgtgagagagagagagagagagagagagagagagagagacagagagatagagagatagagagagagagagagagagagggagagagagagagagagagagagagagagagagagagagaaagagaggggggggggggggggaggacgtatCTCACTTGGATTTATCATGTGTGTGATCATCACTGGCTGTCTTGTTAGGAACTTCATTGACAGATTTGTTGTGGTGTGAGAAGCCTTCATTCTGAAAACTTGCTGAACGATTCGAAGTTAaagaaatttttaaattttattcgtGTTTATTTCATGGATGAAAAGTGAGGATTTTGAAATACCAATTTACAATATTTACACCATTCACTTATCTACATCCATATGTAAATACAGTATGTGTCTTTAGTTTCTGCCTGAACGATATAAGATGGTATACACATGTAActaaatatctttattactactactattatcataagcaATAGTTGTTTTATctttcactcttattattattatcattagtatcgtcatcattatgattaccatatatatgtctttgttatcattatctttgttatcaccaccattatcaccatcatcatcatcaccatcaccaccattatcaccatcatcttcatcaccatcaccaccattatcaccatcatcatcatcatcaccatcaccaccattatcaccatcatcgtcatcaccatcaccaccatcatcaccatcatcgtcatcaccatcaccaccaccatcaaaaaaaaaaaaaaaaaaaatccagctgcCAAAAATCAAGCAAACCAAACtcaccaccttccttccctcttctccccctccctcccccccaccctctccttctccccccaccaggCCCCAGAACGCGGAGGATCAAGAAACGAGATAAGAAGGACGAGAAGCGACCGAGGACCGCGTTCACGTCCGATCAGCTGGCCAGGCTCAAGAAAGAGTTCCAGGAAAACAGGTGGGTCCTCGGgagagattttcctttttttttttttttttttttttttttttgggggggggggtgggtggggggtgtgaggggtgttgggatgggtgtggggggatattttttttaggggggggtttctttgatatatttaaaaaaaaatctttgtttgttttttgttttttttttctttgttcctgtattattttcttgttttcttttctttattcctgtatttttgccttgttttttttctttgttcctgtatttttttatttttttctcttgtttttcttttttgtttttgtttgtttctttattttctttgcatgtatttatttttctctctttcacgtgTGGGATttattgcttgcttgctttgttttctcttttttttttgttttactttttttgttgtggatatttgttgttgttgtttccttgcCTTAGTCtcattttttcttgcttttccatATATTAACGATCTCTCAAAAAAGGCTCGTATATCTTATAGTTTCACTGTTTAttacattatctttctctcttctttttcgcctattcctcttttcttcttcgttttctccttttcctccatacaTTCAGCATCTctcggatttttcttttcttttattttccatttcttttctatttttccttttttcctcattcGTTTCTATTTTCTTCAATCTTCTTACGTTAACGATTTTTCTTATcagcttttccttctcattccctttcctcttgcaATTTATTctcggattttcttttttttccgattctcctctccttctattttcttctttcttcttacaaTAGGGATCCCTGGAAAAAAGACTAATtctttttcgttgtcttttttctccttcattgttattgttattattattattattattattattattattattattatcattattattattattattattattattattattattattattatttttattattattattattattactattattattattattattattattattatcatcatcatcatgacttttattattattgttatcattattattattattattattatcattataattactattactattattatcattattattattaattatcgttactattattaatatcattattatcattattatcatctttagtactACTAATTTTATACAAACCATTAATTTGAAagttcatttttccctctcttcattacaTTAACCCTCCCTTCGTCTCATTCTCCCttacattctccctcccttcgtctcattCTCCcttacattctccctctcttcgtctcactctcccttacattctccctcccttcgtctcattCTCCCTTacattctccctcctttcgtctcATTCTCCcttacattctccctctcttcgtctcactctcccttacattctccctcccttcgtctcattCTCCCttacattctccctcccttcgtctcactCTCCCTTACATTAACCCTCCCTTCGAAAACGTCTCGCCCGCAGATACCTGACAGAGAAGAGGCGGCAGGACCTGGCTCGCGACCTCGGCCTGAACGAGAGTCAAATCAAGATCTGGTTCCAAAATAAACGCGCcaaaataaaaaaggtgaaaTCTCGTTTATGATCTAAGTCTATCGCTTtattttttcggattttttttccaagcttttttttctcctagtgtcgttttctcgtttattttcatGGCATTTTTAATAGTGTCTTGTTTTGCAATTTCTTTTGGATTTTGAGGTGATTAGGAAGGATGGTTAGAGTTTTTAGAGTTAAAATATGTGAAGTTTAAGATTCAATTGTGTTTCCTAATAcatgtataaatcaataaataaatctattGATCCAAACGGATATTGGTTCCTATCATTatgaacaataaaagtaaaaatccaAATAGTTAATACCCTAAtttaatataaattaaattaaaatgaatCATCCTTCCTAATCTCTGTTACGCAGTTTTATATGGAATTCCTTTTTACGGCTGTGGTTAGTGGGTTAGATCTTTCCTGTACAATGACCATATAAAAGTGAATAACGATTAAATTTGCCATTTACATAAACAATGGGTGTCACTTTTCATTAAATTAATGACCGGCTgtttagcttaaaaaaaaaaaaaaaaaaaaaaaatgaccggctattttgctttaaaaaaatattgaattaatGACCGGCTATTTagctttacaaaaataaaaaataaaaaaaaataatgaccggctatttaacttaaaaaaaagacCCCATGAATGATTCTTAAATCAATACCTCATTACACAAGTACCATTGTCAGCGTGGAGTATGCCACGTGCATACCTCTGATCCAGTTTCTGGCCGTTTCCCAGCAGTCCGCAGGCCAGAAGAACCCGCTGGCGTTGCAGCTGATGGCGCAAGGGCTGTACAACCACTCGACCATCCCCATCcgagaggaggacgacgagaagATCCTGCCGCCTGTATGATCCTCGGTCTACGGGTCGTCCCTTCCCTACCAGAGCCgctgagacgaggaggaggacgaggaggaggagatcgaggGGCTCCCAAGACGACGGCAGGAGCGATGGAGGACGCGGGgaaaggaggacgacgacgacgacgaagtgACGACTTCGAACGACGACGTCCTGAGTCTAGGGGACGACTCTCGCGTGGCTGACCGGAGCTGGCGAGGTCGTCCGGACGGGAGGCTAGCGAGCGCGAAACGACGACGGACGTGTATGCATAGGAAAACGACTTCTCAGAACCAGTCCCAGTTGATGGTGTCGAAGGAGGAAGACCTCGGTGCTCCTACATggctcctgtttctcctcccagTGATTTCTCGTAAAGGTTTAAcacaagagataaagagagagagagataaagagaaagagaaagagagagataaagatagagagagtggtggagagagagagagaatgaaaatgatcgCATTCTCTGATTCTCACCTGACGAAAAATATGTGTTGGTGTCTCCGGATGGCAAATCTGGTCGTCCGTGGCTTCCGGAGGCGAGCGCTGGGAAGAAATCCGGCaaaaagtgataaagagataATTGTGTCCAAAAGAGGCAAAACACGCGATTATTTAAGACAAGTGATGAAGGACCTCAACTTCGTCTGTCTGTCAAAGAGGTGTTGCCTATTTGGTCGACTGAGAACCTCCCGAACTATGTCTCTTTTCCCTTGTAAAATCaggctctcgtcttctcttcagtaatacaaaataaaatagaaaaatgttGACAAAACAAACACGATGATCACTTCATCGGAAGTAGTGATGTTCCAACACAGGCATATTAACAAGAATAGTTTGTTGTCATAAGTCTTTAGAATAATGTGCATACGAGTGAGTAAATAACAGGGAATATGCAGATGTAAAAAGAACATTGGAAGTGATTGGTGAAAGAAACTTTTTTATTCTAATGTCGTGAACAAAAATGAAACTATATAATCGCCTTCGAGTAATTAGAACTTTTAACTTTGATCACTACAGGCGATTTTTTAAACAAACTCTGAACACCTttttaagatgaagaagaataaagtgTATATCACTGCTTCTACCGTGGATGAAATAGACTGTCTATCACATGACTGGCATCTGTATTATATGTAGTGGTATACTAATACCTGCTGAACTGTTCTGCTCTGTAAATGGCAAAACCTCTAGAATAATTTATGGTGTATTTATATGGTACCATTGCTGTTCGTAATGGTAATCTACTCACACATTGGACTCaggtgttcttgtttttttaattattattttttgttcagtttttttgttttgtttttcctcctcacGTTTAATTTGAATATTAATTTGATGATTAAACGTTATGCGATGTTGATACACACAGAATTTATAGCCTGTATTATTCAGTCGATTCAACATTCCCTGGGATTTCTGTTCTAAGCAAGTTAGAAGGATTAACAAAAATCAATGGCTATGATGtatgccgcacacacacacacacacacacacacacacacacacacacacacacacacacacacacaaatatatacacactcactcacacacacacaaacacacacatacaaacacacacacacacacacacacacacaaatatatacacactcactcactcacacacacacaaacacacacacacaaacagacacacaccaacacacacacacgcagaagcacacatgtacacagaggAGCAGACAAGTAATAGTATTAAAATATCGTGCTTCCTGAAATTACACAAATCTGTTCTTTATCTAATCTCTTATTTTCGTCGATTTCCCCCTCTGACAATACGAAAATTTAGTAAGTACATAAACTAAAGATTCTGATATACTTTCACACTGAttgacactaatatatatatatatatatatatatatatatatatatatgtatatataaatacatatatgaatatatatatacacatacatatatatgtatatatatacatatatatatatatatatatatatttatgtatatatatatatatatatatatatatatcatacatatatacatatatatatatatatatatatatatatgtattatatatatttatgtatatttacatacatatatatgtatcatatatatatattatacatatttatgtatatatatgtattatatatatttatgtatatatacacatatatatgtatatatgtattatatatatttatgtatatatatgtatatatatatttgtgtatatataaatatattatatatatattatatatatacatatgtataaattgacCCCAACAtacaaaataattgaaaaaagtatataattaatttgtaCTTCTCAGTTATActagcaaagaaaacaaatataaaaacaataaccttttcctttttctttgaggTCAACTACGAGGTCTGTGTCAAGGGTCTTTATTTACACCTTCAATAAAGCTCATTTTCCTTCTTGTCACATACATACAGTAGGTGTGCGGCTTCCAGATTCAGTGTTGCTCTAATGCTTTGTAGAAGTGTGTAGTTTATAGACATTGGAGTACTGTTAGCAGGACTttcaaaaaaaatcatttaaaaaataattaaaactttGTAATTAATTACATATAGTATGAATGATcagatgtgtgtgagtgcaaatcTTATCCTCTTTCATCGtatcattttatataatattacggAGCCGAAAACCTGTGATACATGTGTGTGGATTCTGTaattaactaaataaaaaaaggtaattaagTAAGTCATAACACTTTCTACAGTCTTTGTTATATAAACGTATTATATGATTGTCTCCTACATTATTACCATATTAAGGTCCCTTGATATAggcgaaaataaaaatgaatggttATCGTACACCTGGTAGCTGTGTACGGTTATATCGTACGCTAGCAATCATTATCGTACAGATGGTCATCGTGCTCTGGCTCTTCCTATGGTAATAGATGGCCAGAGTGACAACATACAACCCTTGATACCTCCATAGgcctgttttatcattgttaaaacACCGTATGGGCGTTAATAGTGGGAGTAACTACCTCTCCACACCtcagaagggagagaaaacagaggcTTCCGCTGCCATTTTTTTCCACTAGATGCCAGATGTCTTCTTTCTGTCCAATTCTGATTTTACGATTGGGAGAACGTTTTTACAAGTTTGAGGGAAACGTTTTTGTATGGGAAACGTTCCTGTATGGATTGAGCTGTTGCCAAGGTAgtgacaccctcccccccctcccatctccccttttctctctctttcttgtcctttcgAAGAGGATTGTGAACAGAGGAAATTATGTGAAGGATGGATATCACAATAGCAAAAAAGTGGCTTGTCTTTTGTTAATTCTAAAAGCGAGAAAATAAGTAATCATTGTAGATGTTACTCCTTTATTCTGTtcaatttatatctttattcattaatcattattttattatatatatagttttttttttcagaagaaaaATCTT from Penaeus chinensis breed Huanghai No. 1 chromosome 40, ASM1920278v2, whole genome shotgun sequence encodes the following:
- the LOC125047109 gene encoding homeobox protein E60-like encodes the protein MVYTCPRTRRIKKRDKKDEKRPRTAFTSDQLARLKKEFQENRYLTEKRRQDLARDLGLNESQIKIWFQNKRAKIKKQSAGQKNPLALQLMAQGLYNHSTIPIREEDDEKILPPV